CTGGCTGAGAGGCACGCAGAAAAGAAGGCACAAATCCTCCATTTAATTATGCTGCGCATTTTATTATCTCACCTCAGATTTCGTTAATCTCTTTTACAGATTTCGTTTACATAAGTGGAGTCTTTTAGCTTCGGCAAGCTACATCGCTTTCTCTTCTGATTCTGCAGATATCAGTcagctaaaaagaaaagagaggaaagaacaaGTGTCCTTAAATTTGTCATTCAGTCTTCCCTAGGCTTTATATattgtttcctcctcctcagctcccCATCTAAAAAGCTAGAAGGCAAACTGAAATCAGCACAGCCAAAGCAGAGTAACAAATCCCACAGGGATAGAGGGCACCCACTTTTTGGGGGACATTTTAGCCCAGATAAAACAAAGCGTCCAGACATAACACTAGTGAAACCCATTGCACCACCCCTCAAGTCTGCAGGCAGGAATAGCTGCGTCACATCCCGCCCctggatattttctttttgcaattccCATCCACTAAAAGCAAAGCCCAGGGCTGGATTCGTTAGCGCTCAACACCTCGGATTGCAGCTAATTCTAAGTGTAATTAAGCATTAGTTGTAAGCCCCCGCGCAAGGAGTGAGGGGTTCGGCTCTGACTGCAGGTGCTGAGCTGCCTCCCAGGTGTAGCTTGTGTTATAAGCTCCGTTGGAAATCGCACCCTGAAGATTGAGGACTTTTGGGGAGGAGGAGTAGGGAAGTGGGAAGCAGAGCCAAGGGGAGCTGCGGGGAAGTGTTGCAATGCTGCTAACAATCAATATCAGCTCTAGGGCACAGACAGCACCCTAAGAGAGTGAATAACCTTCCCAGAAGAAGAGCGTGTGCATGAGAGCGGGTGGGGTATTTGAGGACTCCATAAAGTGAGCAAACATGACACAAAAGCCCTTCTGAGGAATATAAATATCTCGTGATGATGAGCTGGTgagaggagggaaaggcagaATTCCCAAGGCAGAAATCAACCTCCTGACAGTACCGTCTGGGGTGTCCTGTAACATCTCTGCTAGCAGTTTCTCCAGGACATCTTGGTATTTTTCCAGCTGCCTTGGGGTGAGACACATCCCAGCTCTGACAGGAACAGCTAGCTGTGGAGGAAGCCGGAAAAGTCAGAAGGAAAAGCTGAGGAGAACAGAGGGAGGCAGGTTGGGGTGCTTTGACCCCTCTTTGCTCAAGTCAGTAGAGGGTGTAGGGCTGATTTGAAGGGAAGGGGATGATCCTTATAATGgggaaaagcaacatttttgaaGTCAATGCGATCTTGTGCTGCTCAGAGTACTAAAGTTTTCACGCATTGGATCATCTACGGGCTGACTCAGAAACACAGATAAAGGTACCTCCTGGAAACAGAGACTGTAAAGAAGAGAATAATTTCTGAACCTTATAATCCCCCACTATCTCCCACCTTGACCCTTCAAGCCATCAGCTTTACTGATGCCGGTGAAGCACCCTGCCTTGGTAAAGGCTGAGGATGAGACATCATCCTGCCTCCAAACTGACTGAATTTGAGCCAGCTGTGCCTCAGATGTACCCAAAGTAAATAGAGTTGTTCTGGTCATGGCTGGAGGCACAGGAGGGCTTGTGGTTGCAGCGGGGGAGTGTTAGACACCAGGATGTGCCAGTTATTTAACGCTTTGAACTGTGAATCCTTGCTGTTTAAATCCCATTATTGATTGTTGGCGCACCACGTTTGCGAGAGTAAGTTGCACGTTAACCTGCGTCTTGGCCAAATTCCAGTCTGGGTAGCCCCACTGCCTGTCCCACTCGGTCTCCCCCCCAGTTTTGGGGTGGACCTACACGCTCCTTTTGCTGGTGGAGAGAATGGCCCAGCTCACTGCAGGAGCCGCTGCACGGACAGGGCAAACTGTTCCCTGTATTCAAGtggaaaagaacaattttcagaCTTGGCTAACCAGGTAAGCATGCCTTTGAGGGCTTAGACTGGCACTTAAATCCCTAAAATTGGCAATTTTCTGCTCTGTATACAGACTTTTGAGGGGGGTGCCGCTGTATGGGCCCAAGTTACAAATAAGGGCTTGCCAGTGCATAGGGCTTTGAGATTGGAGGTGACACCGGGCGGCTAATCTGGGGCTGGGTGAAAAAGTGACAAGTTAAACCTGGAGCTGAAGCAGAGCTACAAGTTCCTGCCTTGCAGTTGGCTGGTGGTCACTGAAGGGCAAAGAAAGACCTCATGTTGTTTCCATCTTCCCCATACTAAGGGAGAAGCCGGGTGGGACTGAGGGGTGACCAGTATGCTGAGTGCCCGAGATAATTTATCGGGTGGAGGTAAAACTTTTCTCTGATGCAGCCTCACTCCATTGCCTGGCAGGAGGTGGATGGTGTTCCTTTATATCGACTGTGAGCTCCCTGATAACACCCACTGTCTTCTCACATAGCATCACCAAATACTCTTCTATAGCCAGGCCCTGTGGACTGACTCTTGGGCCATTTGTCCCCTTGTGTGTCCTCGCGGGCTCCTTCAAGTCGCATGGTTCAACGTACCTGGATGGTCTGGACCTTGTTGACATCTGCAGTAGATTCTTCAGAGAAAccttcctcttccagctgctgcagcgAGGTCAGGGATTTCTTCTGCCCTCCTttgttcttctccttttcctgcaaCTTCACAGCACAGAGCAAACAGGGCAGTGGTGCTGGGACGCAGCATCGTGTGGGTACCAAACCTGCTCTGCACCCTATCAACAGTGCGTGATGCCCAGCAGCCAGGAGCCTGCGGAGCTGGGCACAAAACTGGAGGTCTCACTGTTGCCTGGAGCCAACGTGGCATCCTCCCCCAGGGCCACAGCTCACTGGgaagggacccccccagggccacAGCTCACTGGgaagggacccccccagggccacAGCTCACTGGgaagggacccccccagggccacAGCTCACTGGGAAGGGACCCATGAGCTGTGGCCAGCATCACCTTGGGGACTGTAATTCTTGCTTCGGTTTGAGTGTGTGCtcagaggaggagaggcagcctTTGGAAGACTGATTTCACCCATGTACATCTAGAAGACCCTCAATCACAAGCAGGCACGTAGCTACGAGGGTCGTGATGTATGAGCAATCAATCTGGGGACTGTGCGTGGGTCCCTATCATCTTCCTCAACGAGGCTGAAGGATGATTGTGCTCCCCACAAAAAGCAATTGCTATCCAGCAA
This portion of the Numenius arquata chromosome 24, bNumArq3.hap1.1, whole genome shotgun sequence genome encodes:
- the MLN gene encoding promotilin, whose translation is MMVSKKVVASLLLVYVVSMLAEQTEGFVPFFTQSDFRKMQLQEKEKNKGGQKKSLTSLQQLEEEGFSEESTADVNKVQTIQLAVPVRAGMCLTPRQLEKYQDVLEKLLAEMLQDTPDAD